The Phragmites australis chromosome 1, lpPhrAust1.1, whole genome shotgun sequence genomic interval AAGTTGTCCTCCAGTATATAGAAGTAACTCAAGCAATCAGGAACCGGGCATTGCACCACCAACTGCGTGATGATCTCGTGGAGCACCTATGGAATCTTCATGGAGCACAATAAAATGGTCATCACGTTCCGTCTAGTTCATGTGTTCTCGTTGGCATGTGAGTCATCGTAATGTAGCGTAAAGTGCGTTCAAGTTTTGTCAGTAGCAATGTTAGTCATCGTAATGTAATATAATGTGAGTTTAAGTTCTATCAGTTGCAATGTTAGTCATCATAATGTATCAAAATGTGAGTTTAAATTCTGCCAGTTGCAATGTTAGTCGTCGTATGTAAACTGATAGTTTAAGTTCTATCAGTCGCAATGTAAGTCATTGTGCCCATCCAAATTAATATGATATCCACAcacaccaaacaaaaaaaaacgtTTTTATCTTCTGTCTCTCCTATAGGCCCATACCTTCCTTTACATTTATTCGAACTGACAGTATTCTAGTAAGTGTAAAACCATTAAAAGGCAATTTCTCTTGTGACAATATTCAAGCCAACAAGAATTGGTGTAAGCAAAAGCCTCAGCCAAAGCAGGAGCATCACATAGTAATGTATatggcaccacacccttgcttCAATCTAGGTGACTGCAATAGCATTCTCGTAAATCCACTCACAGCTTAAAAGAATTTCAAAATTattacaaataagtaaaataagtAGACACTCAAATGAGTTCTTAAAAATCCACCAAAAGCACCTTGCAAAGACATAATCAACGAGCGGCTATGGGTTCCGTTCGGTGGCGTTCCATCGCACCATGGCTGCCTCCTGCTCTTCCTATAGTACTCTCTCAGGGGATCACTCACACTGTCCAAATCAATCTTCATTATACACTCATCCTGATCATCTTTGTGAATGGATGCCTCCATACGCATGACCTCAATGTGCTCCTTTTTTAACTCCACCATAACCTTCCTAGTTTCAGTGAGCTCTGCAAGATGGGTTGCATATATCCCATCTGACACGGTAGGCAGAGACATACTAGAAGATGATACCCGAGCACGCGCCGCTTTAGCTGTCTACCTTCCAATGGGCCTAGAAATCTCTATAGATGTGTTCGATGTTGCGTCGTTTGGCACCTCATTGCATTCTGCTGGGCTGGAATGTgctttgtctccctcttgcatCTTCTGCGCCTTCGCGGCCTCGTGCGCGTGCCACTTGGGGTGGTCGGCAAGCATGACCCAACAGTGCACGTATACAAACGGCTTCCTCTCAATCCCCTTGTATGTCATGCAAGCACGAGCCATCTGCGAAACAAGAAAAACATGAGAGAGCTATATTTTGAGCAGTAAATAAAACTCTCTGCTACTGTTCTCAATGTTAGCTACTAGTGGTGAAAGCTTGAAGCTGGAATCATATTAGTTTGCATTCAATAGAAGTACCACAATTAGCTTCACAGtaaaataattctaacaatATTGTACTAATTACTAGATCTACTTAGAAAGATGTAAGTTCTCACttcttattttatttagaaacGGGATGTCAGTTCTCACTTCTAAGCTCACCTATTTCTGGTTTTTATATACCTCAGGAAGCCAATCTTATACTTGTGCATTCTTTTTTCTATAGACAAGTTGTATAATGTATCGTGGCCAGTATTTTCCTTTTGGAAATGGGGAAAGATGCAAAAGGCTGAAGTACTTTGTTATTCCAATGTATTTTACCAACATCAGGAAGTGAATTATTCCTATGTTTCAGGTGCAATAGCTGAGCAAGACACCACCACAATTTACCATTTTGCAACGCAACAATCCACAGTAATAGtatgtcagagggtgaactcctaaaacAGGGATCCAGAggaaccccctttgagattcggcctaggggatgattctgaatctgtttgcgggtgaagtaaatgggcgtaaatacgatggcaggtggaatggaatgatcgaatacagaatgcagtaaatgcactggggggatttttagacaggttcggaccgcactgagcataacaccctactcctgtgtgtatgctataaatgcattGAGGATGTCTTTCAGGGACGTtattggttacaagaatgtttgtctatcctagagcttcgggctcctcgttcttcggtggtctcagcttctgtgcttgtactggggtGTTCTTCTGTCTTTGGTCTTCGTTCCCGTCCGAGAGAGAGAGT includes:
- the LOC133924103 gene encoding uncharacterized protein LOC133924103 encodes the protein MGFQWLAWKTGTQYLVVTYGEHSGQQMARACMTYKGIERKPFVYVHCWVMLADHPKWHAHEAAKAQKMQEGDKAHSSPAECNEVPNDATSNTSIEISRPIGR